Proteins from a single region of Lentimicrobium saccharophilum:
- a CDS encoding LytR/AlgR family response regulator transcription factor, producing MLNFRKNISVKVLRTLIIDDEQPVRETLRNLLLRTCPQVNVVGEADSVASGIKAIREKAPELLLLGIRMADGTGFDLLEHYDNIPFRVIFVTAYEEYAIRAFSFSAIDYLLKPVNPEKLVNAVKRAEVISRQAFNMQLEALRDNLENIGNQNKKIILKNQESIFLLNTSDIVHCMSEGSYTAFETSDNQNILVSKNLKEYDTLLSGSGFLRVHRSHLINLKHIKRFDKHDGGNVVMSNGAQIPVSASGRERLLDLFEEISG from the coding sequence ATGCTTAACTTTAGAAAAAATATTTCCGTTAAAGTACTACGGACCCTCATCATCGACGACGAGCAGCCTGTCAGGGAAACCCTGAGGAATTTGCTGCTGAGGACCTGTCCACAGGTAAATGTTGTCGGTGAGGCCGACAGCGTAGCATCGGGTATTAAAGCCATACGCGAAAAAGCACCGGAATTGCTCCTGCTCGGCATCAGAATGGCTGATGGGACCGGTTTCGACTTGCTGGAGCATTATGATAATATTCCATTCAGGGTGATTTTTGTTACCGCATACGAGGAGTATGCGATCCGTGCTTTCAGTTTCAGTGCCATAGATTACCTGCTTAAGCCCGTAAACCCGGAAAAGCTCGTCAATGCAGTGAAAAGAGCCGAGGTAATATCCCGGCAGGCTTTCAACATGCAACTCGAAGCGTTGAGAGATAACCTCGAAAATATTGGGAATCAAAATAAAAAAATCATCCTGAAAAACCAGGAAAGCATATTTCTCCTGAACACCAGTGACATTGTACATTGCATGTCGGAAGGAAGTTATACAGCCTTTGAAACCTCAGACAATCAAAATATCCTGGTATCGAAAAACCTGAAAGAATATGATACGCTGCTTTCCGGGTCAGGCTTCCTGAGGGTGCACAGGTCGCATCTGATCAATCTGAAACATATTAAGCGGTTCGACAAACATGATGGAGGTAACGTGGTAATGAGCAATGGGGCCCAGA